Proteins co-encoded in one Bradyrhizobium sp. 170 genomic window:
- a CDS encoding protein-glutamate O-methyltransferase CheR: MTPSDYEYLRKLLKERSGLDLSADKQYLVESRLLPLARKSSLPGIPELVAKMRSGAEAMTAEVVEAMTTNETFFFRDKIPFDHLRDTIIPAMAQARAARRSLRIWCAASSTGQEPYSIAMCLKEAGSLLSGWRTEIVATDLSQAVLEKSKAGIFSQFEVQRGLPIGLLVKYFTQNGELWQINAEIRSMVQHRQLNLLQDFSHLGVFDIVFCRNVLIYFDQNTKTSIFERLSRMLEPDGVLALGAAESVVGITNTFKPYPERRGLYRPNIAPVIRVGASTLVPQTLRAVAAAR; this comes from the coding sequence GTGACGCCTTCAGACTATGAGTATCTGCGTAAGCTTCTGAAAGAGCGCTCCGGGCTCGATCTTTCCGCCGACAAGCAATATCTGGTCGAAAGCCGGCTGTTGCCGCTGGCGCGCAAGTCCAGCCTGCCGGGAATTCCCGAGCTCGTCGCGAAGATGAGGAGCGGGGCGGAAGCGATGACGGCGGAGGTGGTCGAGGCGATGACCACCAACGAGACGTTCTTCTTCCGCGACAAGATTCCGTTCGACCATTTGCGGGATACGATCATCCCGGCGATGGCGCAGGCGCGCGCGGCCCGTCGTTCCCTGCGCATCTGGTGCGCGGCGTCCTCCACCGGGCAGGAGCCGTACTCGATCGCGATGTGCCTGAAGGAAGCAGGTTCCCTGCTGTCGGGCTGGCGTACCGAGATCGTCGCGACCGACCTGTCGCAGGCGGTGCTGGAAAAATCGAAGGCCGGAATCTTCAGCCAGTTCGAGGTGCAGCGCGGATTGCCGATCGGGTTGCTGGTGAAGTACTTCACCCAGAACGGCGAGCTTTGGCAGATCAATGCCGAGATTCGCAGCATGGTGCAGCATCGTCAGCTCAACCTGCTGCAGGACTTCTCCCATCTCGGCGTGTTCGACATCGTCTTCTGCCGCAACGTGCTGATCTATTTCGATCAGAATACCAAGACCAGTATCTTCGAGCGGCTCTCCCGGATGCTGGAGCCCGACGGCGTGCTGGCGCTGGGCGCGGCCGAATCCGTGGTCGGCATTACCAACACCTTCAAGCCCTATCCGGAGCGCCGCGGACTTTACCGTCCGAACATCGCGCCGGTGATACGGGTGGGGGCGTCGACCCTGGTGCCGCAAACCCTGCGGGCCGTCGCCGCGGCGCGCTGA
- a CDS encoding glutathionylspermidine synthase family protein: MQRIPCPERDDWRATAESVGFTFHTIDGERYWDERAYYAFTLNEIERRIEGPTAEIDAMCLELVGRAINDEKYLRRLKIPEAFWPLLSESWRRRDASLYGRLDLSYDGWSPAKLLEYNADTPTSIFEAAVFQWTWLEQAMERNIIPKRADQFNSIHERLIDAWKKHGGAKHLHLAGMTGNTEDAGTLAYLQDTASQAGLKTTLMDIKDVGLGGDGRFVDLDDRAIGLAFKLYPWEWMFQDAFGAKLASAPTRWIEPPWKAILSNKGILPLLWEMFPKHPNLLPAYFEDDPKASMLGSSFVRKPLYSREGANVALVSAGTTLMEQRGPYGAEGFIRQALAPLPSFTDQYPVLGSWLVDHTPCGLSIREDENPITGNTSRFLPHAIV, encoded by the coding sequence ATGCAGCGCATCCCCTGCCCCGAACGCGACGACTGGCGTGCCACCGCCGAAAGCGTGGGATTCACTTTTCACACCATCGACGGCGAGCGCTATTGGGACGAACGGGCCTATTACGCGTTCACGCTGAACGAGATCGAACGGCGGATCGAAGGGCCCACCGCCGAGATCGATGCGATGTGCCTCGAACTGGTCGGCCGCGCGATCAACGACGAAAAATATCTGCGCCGGTTGAAAATACCCGAAGCCTTCTGGCCGCTGCTGTCCGAAAGCTGGCGCCGCCGCGACGCCAGTCTCTATGGCCGGCTGGACCTGAGCTACGACGGCTGGAGCCCGGCGAAACTCTTGGAGTACAACGCGGACACGCCGACCTCGATCTTCGAAGCGGCGGTCTTTCAGTGGACCTGGCTCGAACAGGCGATGGAGCGCAACATCATCCCGAAGCGCGCCGACCAGTTCAATTCAATCCATGAGCGCCTGATCGACGCCTGGAAGAAACACGGCGGCGCGAAGCATCTTCATCTCGCCGGCATGACCGGGAATACCGAGGACGCCGGCACGCTGGCCTATCTGCAGGACACCGCGAGCCAGGCCGGATTGAAGACCACGCTGATGGACATCAAGGACGTCGGACTGGGCGGTGATGGCCGCTTCGTCGATCTCGACGATCGCGCAATTGGGCTCGCCTTCAAGCTCTACCCCTGGGAATGGATGTTTCAGGACGCGTTCGGCGCGAAGCTCGCGAGTGCGCCGACACGCTGGATCGAGCCGCCCTGGAAAGCGATCCTTTCCAACAAGGGTATTCTACCACTGCTATGGGAGATGTTTCCGAAGCACCCCAATTTGCTGCCGGCCTATTTCGAGGACGATCCGAAGGCGTCGATGCTCGGCTCCTCGTTCGTGCGCAAGCCGCTTTATTCGCGCGAAGGCGCCAATGTCGCGCTCGTCAGCGCCGGCACCACGCTGATGGAACAGCGAGGCCCGTACGGGGCGGAAGGATTCATTCGGCAGGCCTTAGCGCCGCTGCCGAGCTTCACCGACCAATACCCGGTGCTTGGAAGCTGGCTGGTCGATCACACGCCATGCGGCCTGTCGATCCGCGAGGACGAGAACCCGATCACCGGCAACACGTCCCGCTTCCTGCCGCACGCGATCGTATAG